The following proteins come from a genomic window of Sorghum bicolor cultivar BTx623 chromosome 3, Sorghum_bicolor_NCBIv3, whole genome shotgun sequence:
- the LOC8060336 gene encoding pumilio homolog 23 yields MVCVGSKAIRPKGSTGNGLGDGALDDSSHKKRARKDKSEKPRKGGHSSSKGPSVGKPQHGKDRKQSSDDGKKGKRRGKDHHSGSSVMVNPRTRNLNNQDALPSSITSKPVQNVLRKRVDPETAKYFMEISNLFDNKEIDCEERSTICANALEESRGKELELATDAVISHTLQVLIEGCELEQLCTFLRNCIDNFSVIAMDKNGSHVAEAALKSLATHLEDETSRAMIEKILNKICKVIAADAANVMSSCYGSHVLRTLLCLCKGVPSECLQDFHTTKRSAVLAERLSCGTNQPSGHVPKNFENGFSGMFRSFVREMLHNAKADIATLRVDKNSSLVLQTALKLSSGDDNELLHIISILLGYDEYNTLQKRDYSEKKEEIVTLLEESAYSHLLEVIVEVAPEQLRNGMLAGSLKGALFAISSHHCGNYVVQAFISSAKTSDQMNQIWEELGPKMKELLELGKTGVVASILAACQRLETYRLESSQALAAALSSDSESPDSIVAHILFLENYLHERSYWKWTHGAKMSILGCLMLQSIFQYPHQYIRPYVSSLLAMGDDQILQISKDSGGSRVLESFLGSSATAKRKFKVFGKLQGHYGEIAMNPSGSFLVEKCFTASNFSHKEAIVAELLAVQSELSKTRHGFHLLKKLDVERYARRPEQWRASQTSKETTQKKFEAEFGSNSQSTGQNIKEKFSQSPMKKRKQKEKADKITEDARSNKPDFSQKENSKRPKSAKSSAERGSSAKNTREGTDASASMMFLKGSVKRKSPGFLSDKPSLKKQKHHKLVSGRPDGKLFVRDSGTSAPFVKNAGKQKQSIAELADLAGKEKLTASEVRKLLKPEMSGKS; encoded by the exons ATGGTTTGTGTTGGGTCCAAAGCAATAAGACCCAAGGGGAGCACAGGAAATGGCTTGGGAGATGGAGCTTTAGATGATAGCTCACACAAGAAGAGGGCAAGGAAGGATAAGAGCGAGAAACCCCGGAAAGGGGGTCACAGCTCGAGTAAAGGACCTTCTGTAGGGAAACCTCAGCATGGGAAGGATAGGAAGCAGAGCAGCGATGATGGGAAGAAAGGGAAACGGCGAGGAAAGGACCATCATTCAGGAAGCTCTGTGATGGTGAATCCCAGGACCAGGAACCTCAACAATCAGGATGCATTACCATCCTCCATTACATCAAAACCAGTACAAAATGTTCTTAG GAAAAGAGTTGATCCTGAAACTGCAAAGTACTTTATGGAGATCTCAAATCTCTTTGATAACAAGGAGATTGATTGTGAAGAGCGCTCGACTATATGTGCTAATGCCTTAGAAGAATCTAGAGGGAAAGAGCTTGAACTTGCCACCGATGCTGTTATAAGCCACACCTTGCAGGTTCTTATAGAAGGCTGTGAGTTGGAGCAGTTATGCACATTCCTCCGCAATTGTATTGACAATTTTTCTGTCATTGCCATGGACAAAAATGGGTCGCATGTAGCTGAAGCAGCTCTCAAGTCACTCGCAACACATCTTGAAGATGAAACCTCTAGGGCCATGATAGAAAAGATACTGAACAAAATATGCAAG GTTATTGCTGCAGATGCTGCTAATGTGATGTCCAGCTGCTATGGATCACATGTTCTCCGCACTCTGCTTTGTCTTTGTAAGGGTGTTCCGTCAGAGTGTCTTCAAGACTTCCACACTACTAAGAGATCTGCTGTTCTAGCTGAGCGGTTGAGTTGTGGAACAAATCAACCTAGTGGACATGTTCCAAAGAATTTTGAAAACGGTTTCTCAGGCATGTTTAGGTCTTTCGTCAGAGAAATGCTACATAATGCAAAAGCTGACATTGCAACTTTACGAGTTGACAAGAACAGTAGCCTTGTTTTACAG ACTGCATTGAAGCTATCTTCTGGTGATGATAATGAATTGCTTCATATAATATCAATACTTCTTGGTTATGATGAATATAATACCCTACAGAAGAGAGATTACAGTGAAAAAAAGGAGGAGATTGTTACTTTACTTGAAGAAAGTGCTTATAGTCATCTCTTGGAG GTGATTGTCGAGGTTGCCCCAGAGCAATTGCGCAATGGTATGCTTGCAGGTAGTCTGAAGGGTGCATTATTTGCAATCTCATCTCATCACTGTGGCAACTATGTGGTGCAAGCTTTCATATCATCTGCTAAAACCTCAGATCAG ATGAATCAAATATGGGAGGAACTTGGTCCAAAAATGAAGGAATTGCTTGAACTAGGTAAAACAGGGGTTGTAGCTTCCATCTTAGCGGCATGCCAGCGGCTTGAAACTTATCGCCTTGAG AGTTCTCAAGCTCTTGCTGCTGCATTAAGTTCAGATTCTGAGTCTCCTGATAGCATTGTTGCACATATACTTTTTCTTGAGAACTACCTACATGAGAGATCTTATTGGAAATGGACTCATGGTGCAAAGATGAGCATTCTGGGTTGCTTGATGCTGCAATCTATTTTCCAATACCCGCAT CAATATATTCGCCCATATGTCTCAAGCTTGCTGGCCATGGGGGATGATCAGATCCTCCAAATTTCCAAGGATTCAGGAGGTAGCCGTGTTCTTGAATCTTTTCTAGGTTCAAGTGCCACTGCAAAGCGTAAATTTAAAGTTTTTGGAAA GTTGCAAGGTCATTACGGAGAGATTGCTATGAATCCTTCTGGCTCATTCTTAGTAGAGAAGTGCTTTACTGCCAGCAACTTTTCTCATAAAGAGGCTATAGTGGCAGAGCTGTTGGCTGTGCAATCTGAACTATCTAAAACAAGACATGGGTTCCACTTGCTAAAGAAGCTGGATGTCGAAAG ATATGCTAGGCGACCTGAGCAGTGGAGAGCTAGTCAAACTTCAAAAGAAACAACTCAAAAGAAGTTTGAGGCAGAATTTGGCTCAAACAGTCAATCTACTGGGCAGAATATCAAAGAAAAGTTCTCTCAAAGTCCCATGAAGAAACGTAAGCAGAAAGAGAAGGCTGACAAAATTACTGAGGATGCCAGGAGCAACAAACCAGATTTCTCTCAGAAAGAAAACAGTAAGAGGCCAAAATCTGCCAAGTCATCTGCTGAGAGAGGATCAAGTGCCAAGAACACCCGTGAAGGCACTGATGCTAGTGCCAGCATGATGTTCTTGAAGGGCTCTGTCAAGAGGAAATCCCCAGGTTTCCTTTCAGATAAACCGAGCCTCAAGAAACAAAAACATCACAAACTCGTTTCTGGTAGACCAGACGGTAAACTTTTTGTTCGAGATAGTGGTACTAGTGCACCGTTTGTCAAGAATGCTGGCAAACAGAAACAGTCCATTGCTGAGCTCGCGGACCTGGCTGGTAAGGAGAAGCTGACTGCGTCTGAAGTTCGCAAATTGCTGAAGCCTGAAATGTCAGGCAAGAGCTAA